The following coding sequences lie in one Arachis hypogaea cultivar Tifrunner chromosome 9, arahy.Tifrunner.gnm2.J5K5, whole genome shotgun sequence genomic window:
- the LOC112709026 gene encoding uncharacterized protein, with protein sequence MAEQPPPSPFELLQMVTELRQVMAEENQRMANQIANLNNTQTENNDRQERTEEAEQQSGPTHVSDTARQEGEQPEHNEDTQKNIKNDDQESCPGPFMAEVMNFVLPRRFTLPTTLTPYDGLGDPKKYIKKFTSIMIVNGSISRFRDISKPFEEHFAGSAIYLHDSDYLNTVKQGQHESLKDYMTRFTKIAISIPDLHPEVELHAIKSRLRPGKFQETIAVAKPKSMAEFREKAKGQIDIEEIRQARKIEKPHYKDDDKSRDSKKNFKPIPRYVTYTKFNTKRDDIIKEILHSKLIKPPRKAGNYPDSKGTDRSKYCSFHQKHGHNTDDCVIAKDMLERLAQ encoded by the exons ATGGCTGAACAACCTCCACCCTCGCCATTCGAATTGCTCCAGATGGTGACGGAGTTGCGGCAAGTCATGGCTGAGGAGAACCAAAGAATGGCAAATCAAATTGCCAACTTGAATAACACTCAAACCGAAAACAATGACCGACAAGAACGGACAGAAGAAGCCGAGCAGCAGTCAGGGCCAACACATGTCTCAGACACTGCTCGACAGGAAGGGGAGCAGCCCGAACATAATGAGGACACtcagaaaaacatcaaaaatgaCGATCAGGAAAGCTGCCCTGGACCATTCATGGCGGAGGTGATGAACTTCGTGCTGCCCCGAAGATTTACTCTGCCAACCACCCTAACTCCCTATGATGGGTTAGGTGATCCGAAGAAATACATCAAAAAGTTCACCTCCATAATGATAGTAAACG GTTCCATTTCTCGATTCCGAGACATATCAAAACCCTTTGAGGAGCACTTTGCTGGATCCGCCATCTACCTCCACGACTCCGATTACCTGAACACAGTCAAGCAAGGCCAGCATGAAAGCCTCAAGGACTACATGACGCGCTTCACAAAGATAGCCATAAGCATACCCGACCTCCACCCCGAGGTAGAACTACACGCCATAAAAAGTAGATTAAGACCAGGAAAGTTCCAGGAAACTATTGCTGTAGCCAAACCAAAAAGTATGGCCGAATTCCGTGAAAAAGCTAAAGGACAGATTGACATCGAAGAGATCCGACAAGCTCGGAAAATAGAAAAGCCTCACTATAAAGACGACGACAAGTCACGGGACAGCAAGAAGAATTTCAAACCAATCCCACGATATGTTACCTACACCAAATTCAACACCAAGCGCGATGACATCATCAAGGAGATCTTGCATTCGAAGTTAATCAAGCCACCACGGAAAGCTGGCAATTACCCAGATTCAAAGGGCACTGACCGATCAAAATACTGCTCTTTTCACCAGAAGCACGGACACAATACCGACGACTGCGTCATCGCCAAAGACATGTTGGAGCGATTAGCTCAGTAA